A stretch of DNA from Catenulispora acidiphila DSM 44928:
CGTACTCGTCGAGGTCGCGGGCCCAGGCGGACAGGTCTCCGTCCGGCATGGCGTAAGGGGCCTGCTCGGCGGTCTCGCCGGTGCCGAACGACCAACGGAAGGCCTGTTCACACCATGGCTCCGGGGTGACGCCAGCCAGCTGACGTTCCAAGTCCCGCCAAGCCTTCTCGTCGAGACCATCGCGCCGCGCCGTGGCGCCTGCGGCGGTCTCGTGCCAGATATTCGAGTCCTGCCAGCCCGCATAGTGCATGCGGACCGGGGTTTGCCAAGCTTCGCCAGCCGCACGCAGCTCCGCGAAACGGTTCTGGACAGCGGTGACCGTTGTGTGCACTGCCGCGTTCAGGGAGTCGAGACTCGCATCGGCGAGTTGGGCCATCAGGACCTCGGAGAGCTGGCCGCTGAGCCGGTCGGCCTGGTTCTGGGCGGCCTCGCCGACGCGGCAGGCGTACAGGACGGACTGGTAGCAGGCACGCCGCGCCGGGTGGGGCGGGTACTCCATGTCCGCGAGCCGGAGCCGACGGTCGGTGGCCGACAGACGGCAGGCATCGACGATGATCACCTGGCGCTCGAACCGGCCTGCCGGGAACACCTCGGAGCGCAGCCAGGCGAGGGTGTCTTCCAGTATCAGGCAGCTCGGATCGTTGGAGGTGGTGTCCGAGAAAGGCAGACAGAGCCGGTCGCGGTCGTCGACGATCCCGTGGCCCGCCCAGAAGAACACCAGCAGACGGCCGACGCGGCGCGGGAGTTCGTTTCGGATCACCGCGGCGACAGTGGCGCGGTCCGCAGGTCGTGCCGGGACCGGCGGGACGGCGACGTCCTCCGCCCCCTGCTCCCCGGCCGGCATCGCGGCCGCGACGCGCTCGGGATCAGGGCTCGTCAAGAGTGAGATGTTGTCGAACGGGACACCCTGGCCGATCAGCCACGCTGCCATCCGGTGCGCGTCCTCGACCGCGCCGGGCAGTCGCCAACGACGGCCGAGGCCCGGATAGTGCTCGATACCGACGACGATGGCGTGTACGTCCTCGGGCGCCGTCGGAATCGCTAAGTCCATGCGATCTCCTGGCAAATCCGTTCATAGACGCGGTCCAGGTTCCAATACGCGCTGTGAGCCGCGGGGAACGGCTGCCGGCAGTCGACCTCGAAGTCCTCGACGCCCTCCGGGCCGAACACCGGCGCAGCCAGATAGGACAACAGGTCGCGGCGATCGTAGACGTTGAGCCACTTGGGCATACGAGCCAACGCATCCGCCGTGTCGGCGCTGTCGAGCGGCAGACTGTGCAACGCGCCCAACTCATACAAGAACGGAGCCTGCGACCCCACCGTCACCAGCAGCCGGACCTGGCCGAATTCCCCTGGCGTGGCGGCGGCAAGCAGGTCGACCAGGGCCACTCCGCCGAGGCTGTGGCCCAGGACGATCGTATGCTCGTCGCTGGCGAATATCCGTGCTCTGAGGAAGTCGCGCAAACCGTCACCGTGGGCCTGGTAGTTCAGGATGTCGCCGAGCATCGGGACCGCTGCCTCGGTCAGCCCGTTCCGGAAGACGCGCAGCAACGGCTGCGTCGTCACGTTCAAGGCACGCCTGCCGAGGAACTGTGCCGTCTTCGACACCCGCCCGGATCGCTCCCCGGCGCCCAGCGCGGCGACCAGCAAGTCCGCCAGTCGGTCCAGCTGAGCGCCCGTCGGCGCGGATTCATCAGCGACGGTAAGTAACAACGCCAGCAACGCGCAGGCCACCGCCTCGGCCAAGTCTCCCGGCGCTTCAGCGCGCGCCACGGCGGCCTTGCCGAGCTCAGGCGCGGCGCGGAGCCGCCGCATGGCTGGCTCCAGGTACGGGGCCAGGCCCGTCTCGGCAAGCAGATCGGCGAGTTCCCCGGCGGGACTCAGCGCGGTGAGACGGGACAGAACGTCTGCCCCGGGTGTGTGGAAGCTGGGCGGCAGCACCTCGTCGTCAGGACCCGGCTGCTCGAACTCGGCCATAAGCTGGAGCTGGGCGAAGGGATCCTCCTGGAGGATCTCCCAGAAGCCGACCAGTTCTTCATCGGGGTCGTCTATGGCGGAGTAGTCGGGTGCGGCGCTCAGATAGGCGGGGATGGATGCGCCGCCAAGGGCGAGCTTCGCACCGTGCTTTTCGCCCCAGAAGCAGGACTCGACGACGAGATCGGGCCGATCCAGCTTCGCGAAGCCGCGGCAGACCCGGTCGAAAAGCGCCGGGTGTTTGTCCCTTACTCCGGTTCCGTGCACAAACAAGACTCGCGTCAACGTGCGGCCCCCCACATCGCCAACTTCACACCGTGACCGCACCATACCAAAAGGTCAACAGCAGCGTAGGGAAGTCGATGCACCGGGGTGGGTTCGAGGCCAACGGGGATGTCGTGAGCGCTGCTGCGTCCATTGGACGCTCGATCGATCGCAGACACCTGCCGAATCGGCCGTCGATGATGTCACTCGAACACACCCACATACGTCCGCGTACCGCCTCTCGTGCGGAGCGCTTGTGAGTGATGATTGTCAGGATACTGCCAGACTTGGCAGCGCAACCCGTGCAGTCCACAGTCAATCCGAAGCAGCGCGCCGTCTTATTAGGGGGACGCAGTGACTGGGCTCGAAGCTGTACTCCCTCTGGCTGGCGTCGCGCTTGGCGCTGCTGGCTCCTACTGGACCTCGAGCGCAGGCGATAGACAGCGGTGGCACCGACAGCAGCAAAGCCGCTGGGACCTGCATCGCAAGGATGCGTATGTCGAGTACGGCTACGCGGTGAAGTCCGTGTCCGAAGTAAGCAAGCGAATGGCGGCGGCTAGAGAGTTTTCGGTGTGGGGGTTACGGGGGTTGTGGATCAAGGCCGGTCTTCGCGAGGAGGCCGGTCAGGAGGTCGGGCCGGTACTGCATGTGCCGTAGCCGCTGCTTGACGAGCTGCTGGATCTGGTCGATGTCGCGTTTGACGAGGTTGACCAGCCCGGACTTCATCACTGCCCACACGCCCTCGACCGGGTTGAGCTCGGGGGCAGACCGGGACGCGATCAGTGCACGTATGGTCGCCGACTTGTGCCGGTTCAGGTTGTCCCAGACCAGCACGATCGGGGCGTGAAGCCGCTGGTGGGCGGCATCCATCAGGCGGATGAAGTCCTGCTCGTCGAAGCCCTTCTTCTCGTTCTTCCAGCCGTGATAGACCAGGCTGCGATGGATCAGTCGGACCCGTGGTCGGGCCGCGGGACGGAAGGCGAGTAAGGCGACGAGGTTGACCCGCTTGGTCCCGGCGTTCGAGATTTTCACCACCGGGGTGACGCCGCGGCGGCCCCATGTGCGTCCGCGCGGTGGCTTGAGCCCTTGGCCTGCCTCGTCTTCGAAGCAGATGAACGCGCCAAGGGCTACGGCCGTGCTTTTATGTTCGGCCACGTCTCCTTGCGCCAGGCGGCGATCGCGTGCTCGTCGCGTTCGACCGCGCGGCGGGCCGGAACCTGCCAGCTGGCCCCGATCCGGGTGAGCATCTCGTGCAACGCCCCAGAAGAGCGGAACCGGACACCGAACCGGGTCCGGATCAGCTCGGCAATCCTGGAAAGGGTCCACCGCTGGTCGAGGTAGCCGTGTGCAGCCGGACCCGCCTCGATCAGCGCCATCAGCTCCCGCTGCTGGCCGGCGGTCAGCAACGGCCGGTGCCCGGCAGCTCCTTTGGAGACCAGCGCGTCGGCACCGCCGGTCTGCAACGCGTGACGCCACCGGTTGGCCGACATCTTCGTCACCCGGAACCGCCGTGCTACCTGCTCATCACTCTCACCAGCGGCGATGAACTCGGCCGCTGCCATCCGCACCTGCTCGCGCCGCGCCCTGGCCGCCGCATCGAGCCCACCACCTTGCGCATACCTCGTGACCACGACATACCGCGCGAACAGCAGTGTGTCAGCCTGGCGTTCCGCCAGCGAAACACCCAAGCAGAGAATTCTCTAGAGGTTTCACGACGCGAACCGAACCTCTCGACCCTGCCGAGGGCATGGCCGAGCTGTTGGTCCTGTCCAGGGAGCGCGCCGCCAAGTGGGAGTCTCTGCTCTTGCTGGGCAGTCCCGAGGCGATCGCGGCGGCGCGTACCTGGCATCGAGTCGCATGGACCATGGAGTGGGTAGCGCGCGGGACGATCACCGACCCCGAGGCGTGGGATCGGGCGCTGGAGGAGTTCACGATTGCGCGCGAGCAGTTTTACCAGGCCGCGCGCGCCGATCTGGGGATAAGCGGGAACGACCCGCTAATAGGCGCTCACGGAACTGACCAGCACTAGGCTCGGGGACGGGACGTATTCAAGCAGAATGGACCGGCGCGCCCCGGAGCGTTCGAGTCCCTGAACGTTACTTCGCAACAGGGCAGAGCCTGTCGATCGCTCAGCCAGCCGTTGCTAATAGAGGCTAACCCGCCATGGGCCATGGTGGCGCTGACCTGCGCTTTGAACCGCCTACTGGTCTCCATCCAACGCATGTGAGACATCACACATGGAAGCTATAACTGCGCAGCCGAGCATTGCCGCCGACTGAAATGAACACCGGCAAGGTGAAGTATGAGCACGCCTAAGTTGCGGTTGGTCCCACCGGTCGAACAACCAGCTGATGGCCTGCTTCGGTCTTGGGCGCAGCGAAACTCTGACAGGACGACCCCGGAAACGCCGCCTGCCGTCGGCCAGCTGCGATTCGCGTTCTACGGCAGGGTATCGACCGAGGATCATCAGGATCCGGTCTCCTCCAGGGCGTGGCAGCGTACCCGGGCCGAGGCGCTGATCGCCGGCGCGGGACGAATCACTGTCGAGTTCTTCGACGTCGGGCGCAGTCGGGTGCTGCCTTGGGCTGCACGGCCGGCCGCCGCAGCGCTGATCGCCGCGCTGGCCGACCCGGATCGCGAGTTCGACGCGATCGTGGTCGGCGAGGCCGAGCGGGCGTTCTACGGCCCCCAGTACGAGCAGATGGCGCCGATCTTCGCCAGACACGGCGTGCGGGTCTGGGTGCCCGATGTCGGCGGCCCGGTGGATCCAGAGATCGGCTCGCTGGAGGAGTTGATGGCACTGCTTGGGATCTTGTCCAAGCGGGAGATCGTGCGCGCGAGAATCCGCACCGTGACGTCGATGACGATACTGACTGAGAAGCAGGGCCGGTTCCTCGGCGGCCGTGCGCCCTTTGGCTATCGGCTGGTGCCGATCAAGCCGCACCCGAACCCCACGCACGCGCGCTGGGGCAGGATGCAGCTGGGGCTGGCGCCGGACCCGACCACGGCGCCGATCGTGGAATGGATGTTCGCCCAGCGGCTGGCCGGGATGAGCTATGCCCGTATCGCGCGTGCCTTGAACGACGCGCACATCCCGACGCCGTCCGCGGCCGATCGGGAACGCAACCGGCATCGCGCCGGACTGGCATGGACCGTCACATCCGTCGCTGCCATCCTGACCAACCCTCGCTATACCGGACATGAGGTCTGGCAGCGCACACGCACCGATCACGAACTCATCGACCCGGCCAACACCACGCTCGGCCACCGGGACCAGGTCCGGCACAACCGCCCCGACCAGTGGATCATCTCCACCGACATCGCCCACACACCACTGGTCAGCACCGCCGACTTCATCGCCGTGCAGGGCATGCGCGCACGTCCGGATGCAGCCAAGCATGAATACCTGCTGGCCGGCCTCCTCATCTGCAGTGCCTGTGGCCGGCGCATGGAATCGTGCTACGCCAACGACCACCCCGGCTACCGCTGCCGCCACGGACAAAACAGCGCCACCAGCCCGCAGAACCCGCGGCGTCTTACCTATGTCCGCGAAGACCGAGTACTGGAACACCTCGCAGCCATGCTCATCCGACTCCGGATGAGCGAACACACCGACGACCCGCCCAGGAGGCCCATACACGAACCCGCAACGCCGACGGCCAGCGAAACCATCACGTTCCTCCGCCACAACGCGATCACGCTGACCTACAACTCGGATGCCAAAACCCTGACCGCCAACACCCCGGAAAAGGAGAGCATCGCGATCTGACACTCACGACAACGCCACAGGTTGACCGGGGCCCAATAGCACCCCGCCGACCAGGCAGAACACAGCCACAACAGAACACCCGCCCTCGGCCGAGACCAAGAACGGGTGGCGTGGAAAAACGGCCAAAACCGGCCGAATATGTACAACTTACGTGTCCGAGATTCCATAACCCCACGAAATCCCTGGGTATTCCATGGCGATCTGCATCTGGCATATTCCACACCGTAACGCTCCTGGTAGGAGCTTCGTGGGCCTAGGTTAGTTGGTCACGGTTCGGACACTTAGAGCATCTCGCTTCCGCGCCTCGGCGTCAAGCGTTACCGGATTATTGGCGCGAGATCTTTTCGGGTGCTGCGGGCAACTGACGGGGGTCGAAAAGGAAACCGCTTATCGCTGTGGACAGCGTACTCCACAGAGTTGTCTTATGCATTCTCGATGTACTATTCGCTTCTATCAGCGAGGGCCGGTCACTCGTGGAAGGTGGTCGGATCCTTCAGCCACCCGAGCGCGTGGAGGTCTCGGGCCAGCCATTCGTAGGCGAGGTTCGTCGAGGGCCGCGTGTTGCCGAGCGGGGTGATCCCGTCTTCGAGCATGGGGATGTGGTAGGCGGTTCGTGATGCCGGACGCGGGCCCTTGGGCGTGTGCCAGTACGGCCTGCGTCCGGGCTCGTTCTCGGTCCTGAGCTCGACGGGTGTCGGTGCGCGGGGATCGAGGGCCGGGTCTGGAATCCAGGCGAAGTTCAGGCGCGGAGGGTATTCGCCGGGGGCCTCGGAGTACGTGATCGTGCCTTCGACGCGCGCCGGCAGGAGGCTGTAGAGCCCGAGGGCCGGCCCGAACGCGGGGAGGTTGGTCTCCACTAGGTCGCGGTAGCCCGCCACCGCTTCGGCGAGGATCTCAGCGGTCATCGAGACGGCGGTGTCCGGTGAGTATCCCTGCCAGCGCATCCGCGGCGTCCCGACCAAGTCGGACGGCGGCCAGGGGCGCAGGAGTGCCTCGCCTTCCTGATGTGCCAGCTGCTCGTTCAGCCAGATGATGTCAGCCGAGCTGACGGTATGGCCGATGTGCTGCCAAGTGGCGGACACCGAGGTGTTGACCGTCTCCATCATCGCGGCGACGGCCTGCCGGAGGTCGCCGAGAGCGATGGCGTCTCGTTGCAGCCGGGTTCCGGCAGTGCTCATGGCGAAGTCGGCGAGGACCCACAGCCGCTCGTGCGTGAGGTGCGTGCCGACGGAGGTGGCGAGGGTTCGGCGCTGGATGGCATCAGTCAGGGTCGCCAGGATTCGGTCGCGTGCCCACTGCCATCTGCTGTAGTCGCCGGCCGGCTCGGGGAACATCCGAGACGAACGCCAGCCGCCGGGGCGTAGCTCGCGCAGATGGGAGAAGTCCGGCAGCGACACGACGGCCGGGGTTGTGTTCTCCCAGTGTTCGGACACGGTCAGGTATCCGGCATTCAGGTGCGCGCCCCACTGCAACAGACGGCCTTCGTGGTGCGGTGCGAGGGAGGCCGCGAACGGCCCGTAGCCTTCCAGCAGCGCCTCGAACGCCTCGCGCAGCCATGAGGCGGACGCGATCGCCGGGTCGGCTTCGGCGTTGTCGCTGTCTGGGTTCGCGGCGGTCGGGGCCGAAGCGGGCAAAGTGTCCTGAGTCCTCGTGGTGACGGGGTGGTGCGACTGGTTGGGCTTGATCTCGTTCAGGACCCAGGAGAGCGCGGCGGGGTTGGTCCGGGCCACGCGGCAAAGCAGCTGCTCGCGCTGTGCGCTGTCGGGGCGGGTCGCGATCGCGAAGGCGATCGCGTACCGCCAGAATGGGAATGATGCCCGGCTGGCCGCCGACTCGATGTCGAATGTGCCGGAGGTGATCGCGTGCGCGCCGAAGTACTGCTCGAACGCCGGGAGCGCGAAGCTCAGCACGCCGTCGTGCTCGACGACCAGTCTGGTGTCCGTCAGCTGCCAGACCTCAGACTCGTTGCCGATGGCCTCCGCGGGTACTGGACCGTGCTCCTGCAGGATCCGGATCGCCAACCGCTCGAGCGCCTGCCACACCTGCGGTGAAGCATCGCGCGGGCGCCGACTCTGCACGATCGTGCGTGGCAGGTCCCGCAGTAGTTGAAGACGTGAGACACCCGTGTCCCCACCGGCAACGAGCCTGCCGGCCAGCGCGAGCGCCGTAAGCGGACGCCGTACGAGCTCGGTCGTCTCAGGGCTCCACAACCGCCACGGCATGTCAGTCCCGGAGGCGACCCTCATCAGTTCCGCGCCGCGCTCGATGGCCCATGCCTCGACCTCCATGCACACAGTGTGGTCGGCGGTGACGCCCGGCTGCGCCGTGGCAAGAATCGCCACCATCGGCCATACACCGACCATCTGGCGGGCCTCGCTCAGGAGCCGATCGGCATCGACCGGGTCGATCCGCTCCAGATCGTTTACCACCACGCAGCAGACGGCCTTCGGGTCCTGGCCAAGCCGACTGCGGACGGCGTCCTCCAATCCGTTCACGGCCTCGCGCGCCTCAAGCCAGACCGGAACAGCGACCGCGTCGTCGTCGCGCGCGTCCTGCAGCGCCGCCTCGAACCAGCGCGCGGCCTGCTCGGTCTTTCCCGCTCCCATCGGCGCCACCAAGACCCGCAGCTGTCCGAGCGGTACCTCGACGGCCGGGTCCGGCAGGGCGGCCGTCCACCGCAGTACGTCCTCGACCCGGTCGGAAGCCACCATGCTC
This window harbors:
- a CDS encoding VMAP-C domain-containing protein — its product is MDLAIPTAPEDVHAIVVGIEHYPGLGRRWRLPGAVEDAHRMAAWLIGQGVPFDNISLLTSPDPERVAAAMPAGEQGAEDVAVPPVPARPADRATVAAVIRNELPRRVGRLLVFFWAGHGIVDDRDRLCLPFSDTTSNDPSCLILEDTLAWLRSEVFPAGRFERQVIIVDACRLSATDRRLRLADMEYPPHPARRACYQSVLYACRVGEAAQNQADRLSGQLSEVLMAQLADASLDSLNAAVHTTVTAVQNRFAELRAAGEAWQTPVRMHYAGWQDSNIWHETAAGATARRDGLDEKAWRDLERQLAGVTPEPWCEQAFRWSFGTGETAEQAPYAMPDGDLSAWARDLDEYEGRTDGLPQVVAFVHALAAGFRAQEDPAARHRAGALSAWVAKVCNRHSLPKPPEPPVFTSENTTLMVRLDQDPQHEDQVFLDIWLRAAGWQCLEPAEGEGHRKRVTLDKARDILDEHLTGLGGTSTAGASRPFGLRRVEFAVEAFLLEEGFDQWSMSAGLRRPWKLGRRFEVVVRCPEARRNLNLAYLWGCRWDWFVANSGTCAEATVWLSQVDVDDLERLDALIDKWSAGQHPVCVAVDAVSPGHADGWGAALDAGMPVIVWRRPDRADDDRAPASLRELLPIDDVSQLPATVKQLRTDSTVDPRLRSTVVLLWDDPGHALDRELLSDAGLRSPGAP
- a CDS encoding alpha/beta fold hydrolase, translating into MHGTGVRDKHPALFDRVCRGFAKLDRPDLVVESCFWGEKHGAKLALGGASIPAYLSAAPDYSAIDDPDEELVGFWEILQEDPFAQLQLMAEFEQPGPDDEVLPPSFHTPGADVLSRLTALSPAGELADLLAETGLAPYLEPAMRRLRAAPELGKAAVARAEAPGDLAEAVACALLALLLTVADESAPTGAQLDRLADLLVAALGAGERSGRVSKTAQFLGRRALNVTTQPLLRVFRNGLTEAAVPMLGDILNYQAHGDGLRDFLRARIFASDEHTIVLGHSLGGVALVDLLAAATPGEFGQVRLLVTVGSQAPFLYELGALHSLPLDSADTADALARMPKWLNVYDRRDLLSYLAAPVFGPEGVEDFEVDCRQPFPAAHSAYWNLDRVYERICQEIAWT
- a CDS encoding IS630 family transposase (programmed frameshift) → MVTRYAQGGGLDAAARARREQVRMAAAEFIAAGESDEQVARRFRVTKMSANRWRHALQTGGADALVSKGAAGHRPLLTAGQQRELMALIEAGPAAHGYLDQRWTLSRIAELIRTRFGVRFRSSGALHEMLTRIGASWQVPARRAVERDEHAIAAWRKETWPNIKGTAVALGAFICFEDEAGQGLKPPRGRTWGRRGVTPVVKISNAGTKRVNLVALLAFRPAARPRVRLIHRSLVYHGWKNEKKGFDEQDFIRLMDAAHQRLHAPIVLVWDNLNRHKSATIRALIASRSAPELNPVEGVWAVMKSGLVNLVKRDIDQIQQLVKQRLRHMQYRPDLLTGLLAKTGLDPQPP
- a CDS encoding recombinase family protein, with the translated sequence MSTPKLRLVPPVEQPADGLLRSWAQRNSDRTTPETPPAVGQLRFAFYGRVSTEDHQDPVSSRAWQRTRAEALIAGAGRITVEFFDVGRSRVLPWAARPAAAALIAALADPDREFDAIVVGEAERAFYGPQYEQMAPIFARHGVRVWVPDVGGPVDPEIGSLEELMALLGILSKREIVRARIRTVTSMTILTEKQGRFLGGRAPFGYRLVPIKPHPNPTHARWGRMQLGLAPDPTTAPIVEWMFAQRLAGMSYARIARALNDAHIPTPSAADRERNRHRAGLAWTVTSVAAILTNPRYTGHEVWQRTRTDHELIDPANTTLGHRDQVRHNRPDQWIISTDIAHTPLVSTADFIAVQGMRARPDAAKHEYLLAGLLICSACGRRMESCYANDHPGYRCRHGQNSATSPQNPRRLTYVREDRVLEHLAAMLIRLRMSEHTDDPPRRPIHEPATPTASETITFLRHNAITLTYNSDAKTLTANTPEKESIAI
- a CDS encoding NACHT domain-containing protein: MAKRQSSNSVEHPWPTDATAKQLYGTAFRCAEPDCREPLYRKNSATGQTLLNSRIAHICARSENGPRWDAAMTEDDNRSADNLLLLCQKHASEIDDTPDDFPVPLLRGWKRAQLAEHERCRQGWEISDEQAAEVTRLSFTLEQLVDAITDLMPFSPRQRSRTEALDLADARLHAGRRERLSMVASDRVEDVLRWTAALPDPAVEVPLGQLRVLVAPMGAGKTEQAARWFEAALQDARDDDAVAVPVWLEAREAVNGLEDAVRSRLGQDPKAVCCVVVNDLERIDPVDADRLLSEARQMVGVWPMVAILATAQPGVTADHTVCMEVEAWAIERGAELMRVASGTDMPWRLWSPETTELVRRPLTALALAGRLVAGGDTGVSRLQLLRDLPRTIVQSRRPRDASPQVWQALERLAIRILQEHGPVPAEAIGNESEVWQLTDTRLVVEHDGVLSFALPAFEQYFGAHAITSGTFDIESAASRASFPFWRYAIAFAIATRPDSAQREQLLCRVARTNPAALSWVLNEIKPNQSHHPVTTRTQDTLPASAPTAANPDSDNAEADPAIASASWLREAFEALLEGYGPFAASLAPHHEGRLLQWGAHLNAGYLTVSEHWENTTPAVVSLPDFSHLRELRPGGWRSSRMFPEPAGDYSRWQWARDRILATLTDAIQRRTLATSVGTHLTHERLWVLADFAMSTAGTRLQRDAIALGDLRQAVAAMMETVNTSVSATWQHIGHTVSSADIIWLNEQLAHQEGEALLRPWPPSDLVGTPRMRWQGYSPDTAVSMTAEILAEAVAGYRDLVETNLPAFGPALGLYSLLPARVEGTITYSEAPGEYPPRLNFAWIPDPALDPRAPTPVELRTENEPGRRPYWHTPKGPRPASRTAYHIPMLEDGITPLGNTRPSTNLAYEWLARDLHALGWLKDPTTFHE